A stretch of the Candidatus Thermoplasmatota archaeon genome encodes the following:
- a CDS encoding AAA family ATPase produces MADEHERRGRTGRTTDDQDADRLAARLAAQNQEIAELQATVKAYEEKFNQIKEPPLLSAYVLRLGGADLDQRECVVAHGSQVLKVNTGNLEKKALRQGQYVWLHPKTYAIIAASRQFEQGVVGKVVDIYAEKLVITVGDGFEKKIIDLDASIADEIKIGYELSLLPPSMEILEVRPSSEIRDLFLGETPNVRYAQIGGLSETIERIRDVVELPYQEPELFAKIRLKAPKGVLLYGPPGCGKTLIGKAVATENEMTFFNVKVADILSKWVGESENMIKALFRKARENAPSIIFFDEFDALGTTRGQQDSAGVQKNIIAQILSEMDGIDTLKDVYILGATNRPDMIDPALLRPGRFDEVIEIPRPDRKAAEQIISIYLTPDLPIQESFVKEHGGDKTRAMNAMREILVEELYGENKWVEFKLDSEAKESVKTIKRKDIVSGALVESIITTAKKNYVKRVLNFPKGSPDREREGLSVDDIRKAAEEESKEHALVESSVYHKRQRERARFREEGVEVM; encoded by the coding sequence GCGCGCCTCGCGGCGCAGAACCAGGAGATCGCCGAGCTGCAGGCGACGGTGAAGGCCTACGAGGAGAAGTTCAACCAGATCAAGGAGCCCCCGCTCCTTTCGGCCTACGTCCTCCGTCTCGGGGGCGCCGACCTCGACCAGCGCGAGTGCGTCGTCGCGCACGGCAGCCAGGTATTGAAGGTCAACACGGGCAACCTCGAGAAGAAGGCCCTCCGCCAGGGCCAGTACGTTTGGCTCCACCCGAAGACCTACGCGATCATCGCCGCCTCCCGGCAGTTCGAGCAGGGCGTCGTCGGCAAGGTGGTGGACATCTACGCCGAGAAGCTCGTCATCACCGTCGGCGACGGCTTCGAAAAGAAGATCATCGATCTCGACGCGTCGATCGCGGACGAGATCAAGATCGGTTACGAGCTGTCCCTCCTTCCGCCCTCGATGGAGATCCTCGAGGTGCGGCCTTCGAGCGAGATCCGCGACCTCTTCCTCGGCGAGACCCCGAACGTGCGCTACGCGCAGATCGGCGGGCTCTCCGAGACGATCGAGCGCATCCGCGACGTCGTCGAGCTGCCCTACCAGGAGCCGGAGCTCTTCGCGAAGATCCGGCTCAAGGCTCCGAAGGGTGTCCTCCTCTACGGCCCGCCCGGCTGCGGCAAGACGCTCATCGGCAAGGCCGTCGCGACCGAGAACGAGATGACGTTCTTCAACGTCAAGGTGGCCGACATCCTGTCCAAGTGGGTCGGCGAATCCGAGAACATGATCAAGGCGCTCTTCCGCAAAGCGCGCGAGAACGCCCCCTCGATCATCTTCTTCGACGAGTTCGACGCCCTGGGCACGACCCGCGGCCAGCAGGACTCGGCCGGGGTCCAGAAGAACATCATCGCGCAGATCCTCTCGGAGATGGACGGCATCGACACGCTGAAGGACGTCTACATCCTCGGCGCGACGAACCGCCCCGACATGATCGACCCGGCGCTCCTGCGCCCGGGCCGCTTCGACGAGGTCATCGAGATCCCTCGCCCGGACCGGAAGGCCGCGGAGCAGATCATCTCGATCTACCTCACGCCCGACCTGCCGATCCAGGAATCCTTCGTCAAGGAGCACGGCGGCGACAAGACCCGCGCCATGAACGCCATGCGGGAGATCCTCGTCGAGGAGCTCTACGGCGAGAACAAGTGGGTTGAGTTCAAGCTCGACTCCGAGGCGAAGGAGAGCGTCAAGACGATCAAGCGCAAGGACATCGTGTCCGGCGCCCTCGTCGAGAGCATCATCACCACGGCGAAGAAGAACTACGTGAAGCGCGTCCTCAACTTCCCGAAGGGGTCGCCCGACCGCGAGCGCGAAGGCCTTTCGGTGGACGACATCCGCAAGGCCGCGGAAGAGGAGAGCAAGGAGCACGCGCTCGTCGAGTCCTCCGTGTACCACAAGCGCCAGCGCGAGCGGGCGCGGTTCCGCGAGGAAGGCGTCGAAGTGATGTAG
- a CDS encoding fibronectin type III domain-containing protein — MSSKPTEGGLMRHAWFAVALLVALVAPFAQAAGCDVDEVDVFFDLFHVDGTSEEVDDLALVEAGDRVALRANGPLHCEGVALSIVTYADPGGERLVFDIGSASGHPPRPGADFTFWEVDVSVPSCDFRVEVWWGEPGTGQLLDAADGDAGPCEVTPPSCPGDLRASSADGRVLLDWTAGEGAWEYNVYRARGDAPLALYRVVPVNETAMVDEDVTVGETYRYRVTSISAYGESDACVVVEVAAIPLFPDLATGALALGACLVGYAGLRPRRRG, encoded by the coding sequence ATGTCCAGCAAGCCGACGGAGGGCGGCCTCATGCGTCATGCCTGGTTCGCGGTCGCCCTCCTCGTCGCCCTCGTGGCCCCGTTCGCGCAGGCGGCGGGCTGCGACGTCGACGAGGTGGACGTCTTCTTCGATCTCTTCCACGTCGACGGCACCTCGGAGGAGGTCGACGACCTCGCCCTCGTGGAGGCCGGCGACCGGGTTGCCTTGCGGGCGAACGGTCCGCTCCACTGCGAGGGCGTCGCTCTTTCGATCGTGACCTACGCCGACCCCGGAGGCGAGAGGCTCGTCTTCGACATCGGCTCGGCGAGCGGCCATCCGCCGCGTCCGGGCGCGGACTTCACCTTCTGGGAGGTCGACGTCTCGGTGCCCTCGTGCGACTTCCGCGTCGAGGTCTGGTGGGGAGAGCCCGGGACGGGTCAGCTGCTCGACGCCGCCGACGGGGACGCCGGGCCTTGCGAAGTCACCCCGCCAAGCTGCCCCGGCGACCTGCGGGCCTCCTCGGCCGACGGTCGGGTTCTCCTTGATTGGACCGCCGGCGAAGGCGCCTGGGAGTACAACGTGTATCGCGCCCGGGGCGACGCCCCCCTCGCGCTCTACCGGGTCGTTCCCGTCAACGAGACCGCGATGGTGGACGAGGACGTGACGGTGGGCGAAACCTACCGCTACCGTGTGACGTCCATCAGCGCGTACGGCGAGAGCGACGCCTGCGTCGTCGTCGAGGTCGCGGCAATCCCGCTGTTTCCGGACCTCGCGACGGGCGCGCTCGCGCTCGGGGCTTGCCTCGTCGGCTACGCGGGATTGCGACCCCGCCGTCGAGGCTGA
- the gnd gene encoding decarboxylating 6-phosphogluconate dehydrogenase has protein sequence MRFGVVGLGRIGASLALQALEKGHEVVGLNRSPEPTRRLAREGVTATFTYEDLAAALAPPRVVLVYVPHGDAVESVLGALSGVLEAGDVVVDGGNSHWRESRRRHADLAARGLRFVDAGTSGGVEGARTGACFMVGGEGDAVRVVAPLLRDLAVPGGFVHAGGPGAGHYVKLIHNAVEFGMVQALAEGVELLYRSEYDLDLADVMACWSNGSVVRGWLVDLMEEALRDEPRFTETLTAGVSDTKEGKWYARHVLEQEAFAPVLVLSEMMFYRYRDPDSVAAKAVALLRHGYGAHPLPRAADRRAEAAPRREP, from the coding sequence GTGCGGTTCGGGGTCGTCGGTCTCGGGCGCATCGGCGCGAGCCTCGCGCTCCAGGCGCTCGAGAAAGGCCACGAGGTCGTCGGCCTCAACCGCTCGCCCGAGCCGACGCGGCGCCTCGCGCGGGAGGGCGTCACCGCGACGTTCACGTACGAAGACCTCGCCGCCGCGCTCGCGCCGCCGCGCGTCGTCCTCGTGTACGTTCCCCACGGCGACGCCGTCGAGTCGGTCCTCGGCGCGCTCTCCGGGGTCCTCGAAGCCGGCGACGTCGTGGTCGACGGCGGCAACAGCCATTGGCGGGAATCGAGGCGCAGGCACGCCGACCTCGCCGCGCGCGGGCTGCGGTTCGTCGACGCGGGCACGAGCGGCGGCGTCGAGGGCGCGCGCACGGGCGCGTGTTTCATGGTCGGGGGCGAGGGGGACGCGGTGCGCGTCGTCGCGCCGCTCCTACGGGACCTCGCCGTCCCTGGCGGCTTCGTGCACGCGGGCGGCCCGGGGGCGGGCCATTACGTGAAGCTCATCCACAACGCGGTCGAGTTCGGCATGGTGCAGGCGCTCGCCGAGGGCGTCGAGCTGCTGTATCGATCGGAGTACGACCTCGACCTCGCCGACGTGATGGCGTGCTGGTCGAACGGCTCGGTCGTCCGCGGTTGGCTCGTTGACCTCATGGAGGAGGCGCTGCGGGACGAGCCGCGCTTCACCGAGACCCTGACCGCCGGCGTGAGCGACACGAAGGAGGGGAAATGGTATGCGCGGCACGTGCTCGAGCAGGAGGCCTTCGCGCCGGTCCTCGTGTTGAGCGAGATGATGTTCTATCGCTACCGTGATCCCGATTCGGTCGCCGCGAAGGCCGTCGCGCTCCTGCGCCACGGTTACGGCGCCCATCCGTTGCCGCGCGCGGCGGATCGACGCGCCGAGGCCGCCCCCCGGCGCGAGCCTTAG
- a CDS encoding polymer-forming cytoskeletal protein translates to MGLFGRKTRAVKGTKSPIPPEQVVYDGPDGPTVLSGTILLEKRATFAEGLVVKGTLELGDETVLRGPVTVEGDLTLGRGSRLPDVATVHGNLHLKSGAVVKGAEVGGDAFVASGARVDGDLTCRRLLLPAKGG, encoded by the coding sequence ATGGGGCTCTTCGGCAGGAAGACCCGCGCCGTGAAGGGCACGAAGTCTCCGATCCCCCCCGAGCAGGTGGTCTACGACGGCCCTGACGGGCCGACGGTCCTCTCGGGCACGATCCTGCTCGAGAAGCGCGCCACGTTCGCCGAAGGCCTCGTCGTGAAGGGCACGCTCGAGCTCGGCGACGAGACGGTGCTGCGGGGGCCCGTGACGGTGGAGGGCGATCTCACGCTCGGGCGAGGATCGAGGCTTCCGGACGTCGCGACCGTCCACGGCAACCTGCATCTCAAGAGCGGCGCCGTCGTGAAGGGCGCCGAGGTGGGCGGCGACGCGTTCGTCGCCTCGGGCGCCCGCGTGGACGGCGACCTCACCTGTCGCCGGCTCCTTCTGCCCGCGAAGGGCGGCTGA
- a CDS encoding DGQHR domain-containing protein: MVTQGCSRLLATRIRQKDATFYFVSFPAREIMDRVRFVSRFYFEGEEIAPEATADDEIGKFISRVERSDAAFQRPLKKRKVRDLVHFYESAAEQPAIPGTVLLITRETLRFTPQQGSFGVLTEPGEKFDIIDGQHRLAGLHFFSRHLEARGRAGVLDTLEVPALIFDGKSADFAAEMFVTINATQTRISRSHLVDLLEKVTLATPEEKFASKVVKMLYGEDTSPLRYRVNMLGGRSKGEKWILQSELYNEILRLVGGKERKDAKLRNLLVTRWDMRADRAFQLIADYLKAVKETFGRAWGDREYQVTSAVALKAYLRALPAVLSDRRTVERWERERSAAVLLERVRPWAGIVEDLRTEGFFNRFPAKGQLERVRLIQKDLEKELA; the protein is encoded by the coding sequence GTGGTCACTCAGGGGTGTTCCCGGCTGCTTGCGACCCGCATCCGTCAGAAGGACGCCACGTTCTACTTCGTGAGCTTCCCCGCGCGCGAGATCATGGACCGCGTGCGCTTCGTGAGCCGCTTCTACTTCGAAGGCGAGGAGATCGCGCCGGAGGCGACCGCCGACGACGAGATCGGGAAGTTCATCAGCCGCGTCGAGCGATCCGACGCCGCTTTCCAGCGCCCCTTGAAGAAGCGCAAGGTGCGCGACCTCGTCCACTTCTACGAATCCGCGGCGGAGCAACCCGCGATCCCGGGGACGGTCCTCCTCATCACGCGCGAGACCCTGCGCTTCACGCCCCAGCAGGGGAGCTTCGGGGTCCTCACGGAGCCGGGCGAAAAGTTCGACATCATCGATGGCCAGCACCGCCTCGCGGGGCTGCACTTCTTCTCGCGCCACCTCGAGGCCCGCGGACGCGCCGGCGTCCTCGACACGCTCGAGGTTCCCGCGCTCATCTTCGACGGCAAGTCCGCGGACTTCGCGGCCGAGATGTTCGTGACCATCAACGCTACGCAGACGCGCATCTCCCGCAGCCACCTCGTCGATCTCCTCGAGAAGGTCACGCTCGCGACGCCGGAGGAGAAGTTCGCCTCGAAGGTCGTGAAGATGCTCTACGGCGAGGATACGTCGCCCCTGAGATACCGCGTCAACATGCTCGGCGGTCGATCGAAGGGCGAGAAGTGGATCCTCCAGAGCGAGCTCTACAACGAGATCCTCCGGCTCGTCGGCGGGAAGGAACGCAAGGACGCGAAGCTGAGGAACCTCCTGGTCACGCGCTGGGACATGCGCGCCGACCGCGCGTTCCAGCTCATCGCGGACTACCTCAAGGCCGTAAAGGAGACCTTCGGTCGCGCATGGGGCGACCGCGAATACCAGGTGACGAGCGCGGTCGCGCTCAAGGCCTACCTCAGGGCCCTGCCGGCGGTCCTCTCGGACCGGCGCACGGTCGAACGATGGGAGCGCGAGCGCAGCGCCGCCGTCCTTCTCGAGCGCGTGCGACCCTGGGCCGGCATCGTCGAGGACCTCCGGACGGAGGGCTTCTTCAACCGGTTCCCCGCGAAGGGGCAGCTCGAGCGCGTCCGCCTCATCCAGAAGGACCTCGAAAAGGAACTCGCCTGA
- a CDS encoding winged helix-turn-helix domain-containing protein: protein MTVVSTAFTELFVGSPHARVLDFLAERPELDYTITQLAEGAGVARPTVYKVVRDFGSRGLLVPSRVVGNSRFYRLDRGSAAVRELLRIEPALATASRRRRRVARRS from the coding sequence ATGACGGTGGTGTCAACGGCGTTTACGGAGTTGTTCGTCGGGTCCCCCCACGCGCGCGTCCTCGACTTCCTCGCGGAGCGCCCGGAGCTGGACTACACCATCACGCAGCTCGCGGAGGGCGCGGGCGTCGCGCGGCCGACCGTCTACAAGGTCGTGCGCGATTTCGGCTCCCGGGGCCTCCTCGTGCCGAGCCGCGTCGTCGGCAACTCGCGCTTCTACCGGCTCGACCGCGGGTCGGCCGCCGTGCGCGAGCTCCTGCGCATCGAGCCGGCCCTCGCGACCGCCTCGCGCCGTCGCCGACGCGTCGCGCGGAGGTCCTGA
- a CDS encoding proteasome accessory factor PafA2 family protein has product MKPMIMGSEHEYTLYSHQMNPRGIDPHRLALEVLRKSQFATQGEWLKNGSRAYFDVGHLEISTPEVLDAYQLVVYEKAGERIVDLARTKLEEFHNVKVSAFKNNTDPDGVSYGSHENYCVPRSIEFPGAYVRSLVPHLVSRLTFSGAGDFIDRRYVLSPCGYLTSELISGGNLSNTGILHTRDEPHADPTRWRRLHVIIGDALMSEWSIYLRAFTTSAILQLMEKGLVDDAPQLREPLRDMWHMVEQVAPEQWKLELVDGSWVSPMEIQRYYLAKVEEAGLVENAREKEALSQWEWVLDRLDAGDLTKLKRKVEWMTRLIEVEKMIDLKGRDENVEIAATKQYSELSLASGLYYKLQAAGEVDRVVTDAEIKKAIVEPPPTRARARVKLLEEYEMGSIDWSEMSILTEDGGYERIHLPDPYDPKHEMVD; this is encoded by the coding sequence ATGAAACCCATGATCATGGGGTCGGAGCATGAGTACACGCTCTACTCCCATCAGATGAACCCGCGCGGCATCGACCCGCACCGGCTCGCGCTCGAGGTGCTCCGCAAGAGCCAGTTCGCGACGCAGGGCGAGTGGCTGAAGAACGGCAGCCGCGCGTATTTCGATGTCGGTCACCTCGAGATCTCGACGCCGGAGGTCCTCGACGCCTACCAGCTCGTCGTGTACGAGAAGGCCGGCGAGCGCATCGTCGACCTCGCGCGCACGAAGCTCGAGGAGTTCCACAACGTCAAGGTCAGCGCGTTCAAGAACAACACCGACCCCGACGGCGTCTCGTACGGCTCGCACGAGAACTACTGCGTGCCGCGGAGCATCGAGTTCCCGGGCGCCTACGTGCGGAGCCTCGTCCCCCATCTCGTGAGCCGCCTCACGTTCTCGGGCGCGGGCGACTTCATCGACCGCCGCTACGTGCTCTCGCCGTGCGGCTACCTCACGAGCGAGCTCATCTCGGGCGGCAACCTCTCGAACACCGGCATCCTGCACACGCGGGACGAGCCGCACGCCGACCCGACGCGCTGGCGCCGCCTGCACGTCATCATCGGCGACGCGCTCATGTCGGAATGGAGCATCTACCTGCGCGCGTTCACGACGAGCGCCATCCTGCAGCTCATGGAGAAGGGCCTCGTCGACGACGCGCCGCAGCTGCGCGAGCCTTTGCGCGACATGTGGCACATGGTCGAGCAGGTCGCGCCCGAGCAATGGAAGCTCGAGCTCGTCGACGGGTCGTGGGTCTCACCGATGGAGATCCAGCGCTACTACCTCGCGAAGGTCGAGGAGGCGGGCCTCGTCGAGAACGCGCGCGAGAAGGAGGCGCTTTCCCAATGGGAATGGGTCCTCGACCGCCTCGACGCGGGCGACCTCACGAAGCTCAAGCGCAAGGTCGAGTGGATGACGCGCCTCATCGAGGTCGAGAAGATGATCGACCTCAAGGGCCGCGACGAGAACGTCGAGATCGCCGCGACGAAGCAGTACTCGGAACTCTCGCTCGCCTCGGGCCTCTACTACAAGCTCCAGGCCGCGGGCGAGGTGGACCGCGTCGTGACGGATGCGGAGATCAAGAAGGCGATCGTGGAGCCGCCGCCCACGCGGGCGCGCGCCCGCGTGAAGCTCCTCGAGGAGTACGAGATGGGCTCCATCGACTGGAGCGAGATGTCGATCCTCACGGAGGACGGCGGCTACGAGCGCATCCACCTGCCCGACCCGTACGATCCGAAGCACGAGATGGTGGACTGA
- a CDS encoding ribbon-helix-helix domain-containing protein — protein MPDEEIVTVRLPPRDRDAVRRLVEQGVFRNRSDFIRHAVKAALERYGAAPSVPDLTLEGVELPAADAPTRSRARGAQRQGR, from the coding sequence ATGCCGGACGAGGAGATCGTGACGGTCCGCCTCCCCCCGCGGGACCGCGACGCGGTGCGTCGCCTCGTGGAGCAGGGAGTCTTCCGGAACCGCAGCGACTTCATCCGGCACGCCGTGAAGGCCGCCCTCGAACGGTATGGCGCCGCGCCCTCGGTGCCCGACCTCACGCTCGAGGGCGTGGAACTCCCCGCCGCCGACGCGCCGACGCGGTCGCGGGCCCGCGGGGCCCAACGCCAGGGGCGATGA
- a CDS encoding archaellum operon transcriptional activator EarA family protein, translating to MVADGTGSPSDASAYDWVLRRSRARRAVLEYLATCGPSYAAAIARATGLNDVACVGALRGLGKRYAPERSLLALGLVRASAGQAGGPRRYDITPLGARVAARERAMKP from the coding sequence GTGGTCGCCGACGGAACCGGATCGCCCTCGGATGCGTCGGCGTACGATTGGGTCCTCCGACGCAGCCGGGCGCGACGCGCCGTCCTCGAATACCTCGCGACGTGCGGGCCTTCCTACGCCGCCGCGATCGCGCGCGCGACGGGCCTCAACGACGTCGCCTGTGTCGGGGCATTGCGAGGCCTCGGTAAGCGGTACGCGCCCGAGCGATCGCTCCTCGCCCTCGGTCTCGTGCGAGCCTCCGCGGGCCAGGCCGGCGGCCCGCGCCGCTACGACATCACGCCGCTCGGCGCCCGCGTCGCGGCGCGCGAGCGGGCGATGAAGCCGTAA
- the purN gene encoding phosphoribosylglycinamide formyltransferase, protein MTVRLGVLASGRGSNLQALLDAERAGTMPATVAVVLANKADAHALARAKAADVPAHFVDPKGLTREAHEALMTERLREARVDFVCLAGYMRVLTPSFVATWRERLINIHPSLLPAFPGLDAQRQAFEAGVRVAGATTHFVDDGVDQGPIILQAAVPVLEGDTRDALAARILEVEHRLYPLTVKLLAEGRVRLDGRRVRISGALPAGVSTASLFPPDVTK, encoded by the coding sequence GTGACGGTCCGCCTCGGCGTCCTCGCCTCCGGCAGGGGCTCCAACCTCCAGGCGCTCCTCGACGCCGAGCGCGCGGGGACGATGCCCGCGACCGTGGCCGTCGTCCTCGCGAACAAGGCCGACGCGCACGCGCTTGCCCGGGCGAAGGCGGCGGACGTCCCCGCGCACTTCGTCGACCCGAAGGGGCTGACGCGCGAGGCGCACGAGGCCCTGATGACCGAGCGCCTGCGAGAAGCGCGCGTCGACTTCGTCTGCCTCGCGGGCTACATGCGCGTCCTCACGCCGTCGTTCGTCGCGACGTGGCGCGAACGTCTCATCAACATCCATCCGTCGCTCCTTCCCGCCTTTCCCGGGCTCGACGCGCAGCGTCAGGCCTTCGAGGCGGGCGTCCGCGTCGCGGGCGCGACGACGCACTTCGTCGACGACGGCGTCGATCAAGGCCCCATCATCCTCCAGGCCGCGGTCCCTGTCCTCGAAGGCGACACACGCGACGCGCTCGCGGCGCGCATCCTCGAAGTCGAGCACCGCCTGTATCCGCTGACCGTGAAGCTCCTCGCCGAGGGCCGCGTGCGCCTCGACGGCCGCCGCGTCCGCATCTCGGGCGCGCTTCCCGCGGGCGTCTCGACGGCGTCCCTCTTCCCGCCGGACGTGACGAAGTGA
- a CDS encoding folylpolyglutamate synthase/dihydrofolate synthase family protein, whose protein sequence is MNYDQAMALLARHEPFGMRMRLDVMEALLARFGNFHHAMKVVHVGGTNGKGSVTAMVAEALRRAGHRTGRYISPHLAVFEERIVVEGRMIARDDVARGVAEIEPALEAVAREVAPPTYFEAVTLLALRHFARKRVDVAVIEVGLGGRLDATNVFPKPLATIVTNVDLEHTKVLGKDVASIAREKVAIARKGVPFATASKGEALDAILAGASERGAAPITVVGRDVVVEPVNEDAAGQTFRLRGTRRDHGILRTSLAGAHQIENAALAVVALDAVDAVGIAVPLRAVAEGLATTRWPGRLERIEGPPALLLDGAHNPAGMEALARHLETRGIAPVLLFGCLDDKDWMAMILEIAPRVKAAVITRPPTPRALAPNDAARAFSQAGVVATIVEDPRHALVTAIGQAGDDGVVLVAGSLYLVGDVLRILGRDTV, encoded by the coding sequence GTGAACTACGACCAGGCGATGGCGCTCCTCGCGCGCCACGAGCCCTTCGGGATGCGGATGCGCCTCGACGTCATGGAGGCGCTCCTTGCCCGATTCGGGAACTTCCACCACGCGATGAAGGTCGTCCACGTCGGGGGCACGAACGGCAAGGGAAGCGTGACCGCGATGGTCGCCGAGGCGTTGCGACGCGCGGGCCACCGCACGGGACGGTACATCTCTCCGCACCTCGCGGTCTTCGAGGAGCGCATCGTCGTCGAAGGCCGCATGATCGCCCGCGACGATGTCGCGCGGGGCGTCGCCGAGATCGAGCCCGCGCTAGAAGCCGTTGCCCGCGAGGTCGCGCCTCCCACGTATTTCGAGGCCGTGACGCTCCTCGCGCTCCGCCACTTCGCGCGCAAGCGCGTAGACGTCGCGGTGATCGAGGTCGGCCTCGGCGGGCGTCTCGACGCGACGAACGTTTTCCCGAAGCCGCTCGCGACCATCGTCACGAACGTGGACCTCGAGCACACGAAGGTCCTCGGCAAGGACGTCGCGTCGATCGCGCGCGAGAAGGTCGCGATCGCGCGAAAGGGCGTCCCGTTCGCGACCGCCTCGAAGGGCGAGGCCCTCGACGCGATCCTTGCGGGCGCGAGCGAACGCGGAGCCGCGCCGATCACGGTCGTGGGGCGCGACGTCGTCGTCGAGCCGGTGAACGAGGACGCGGCGGGCCAGACGTTCCGCTTGCGGGGAACGCGGCGCGATCACGGCATCCTCCGCACGAGCCTCGCGGGCGCGCACCAGATCGAGAACGCCGCCCTCGCGGTCGTCGCGCTCGACGCGGTGGACGCGGTCGGAATCGCGGTTCCGCTGCGGGCGGTCGCGGAAGGTCTCGCGACGACGCGCTGGCCGGGTCGACTCGAGCGCATCGAGGGCCCGCCCGCGCTCCTTCTCGACGGCGCCCACAATCCGGCGGGCATGGAGGCCCTCGCGCGCCACCTGGAGACCCGCGGCATCGCGCCCGTGCTGCTCTTCGGTTGCCTCGACGACAAGGACTGGATGGCCATGATCCTCGAGATCGCGCCGCGCGTCAAGGCCGCCGTCATCACGCGCCCCCCCACGCCCCGCGCGCTCGCCCCGAACGACGCGGCCCGCGCCTTCAGCCAGGCCGGCGTCGTCGCCACCATCGTCGAGGACCCGAGGCACGCGCTCGTCACGGCGATCGGCCAGGCCGGGGACGACGGCGTCGTGCTCGTCGCGGGGTCGCTCTATCTCGTCGGCGACGTCCTTCGCATTCTCGGGCGCGACACCGTTTGA
- the folP gene encoding dihydropteroate synthase: protein MERLWRCRDLRLEWGRRTLVMGIVNVTPDSFSDGGAHATAEAALAHARRLARDGADILDVGGESTRPGAADVSAEDEKARVVPVIRALAREMPGLALSVDTRKAAVAEAALEAGAHVVNDVTAGRLDPRILDVAGAAGAGVVLMHMPTTSPATMQAAARYDDVVAEVREHLLDRALAATAAGVRRDAIAVDPGIGFGKLLEHNLSLIRALPHLTSLGFPVLMGVSRKSFLARLTERGGETPPPLDRREATVAAETACILGGAAILRTHDVKAARRASAVADALTPREATP, encoded by the coding sequence GTGGAAAGGCTCTGGCGCTGCCGCGACCTCCGGCTCGAATGGGGCCGGCGCACGCTCGTCATGGGCATCGTCAACGTCACGCCGGACTCGTTCTCGGACGGCGGCGCGCACGCGACGGCCGAAGCCGCGCTCGCGCACGCGCGACGGCTTGCGCGCGACGGCGCGGACATCCTCGACGTCGGCGGCGAGTCGACGCGGCCCGGCGCCGCGGACGTCTCCGCCGAGGACGAGAAGGCGCGCGTCGTCCCCGTCATCCGCGCCCTCGCCCGCGAGATGCCGGGACTCGCGCTCTCCGTGGACACGCGCAAGGCCGCTGTCGCGGAGGCCGCGCTCGAGGCGGGCGCGCACGTCGTGAACGACGTCACGGCCGGACGCCTCGACCCGCGCATCCTCGACGTCGCGGGCGCGGCGGGCGCGGGCGTCGTGCTCATGCACATGCCGACGACGTCGCCCGCGACCATGCAGGCCGCGGCCCGCTACGACGACGTCGTCGCGGAGGTTCGCGAGCACCTTCTCGACCGCGCGCTCGCCGCGACGGCCGCGGGCGTGAGGCGCGACGCGATCGCGGTGGATCCCGGCATCGGGTTCGGGAAGCTGCTCGAGCACAACCTCTCCCTCATCCGCGCGCTCCCCCATCTGACGTCGCTTGGTTTCCCCGTTCTTATGGGCGTCTCGCGAAAATCCTTCCTTGCGCGCCTCACCGAGCGGGGCGGCGAGACGCCCCCTCCCCTCGACCGCCGCGAAGCGACCGTCGCGGCCGAGACCGCGTGCATCCTCGGCGGCGCGGCCATCCTCCGCACGCACGACGTGAAGGCCGCGCGACGCGCCTCGGCCGTCGCCGACGCGCTCACGCCGCGGGAGGCGACGCCGTGA
- the folB gene encoding dihydroneopterin aldolase, whose product MTDRVALRGVELAVRVGATSDERDVPQVLVVDVECLADLRAAGASDRLEDAVDYAAVHAAIVAAVRDRRFNLIEAVAEAIARAALGFSAEVKVRVAKRAPPIPGGRVALAEVVIERRRA is encoded by the coding sequence GTGACGGACCGCGTCGCTCTGCGGGGCGTCGAGCTCGCGGTCCGGGTCGGCGCGACGTCCGACGAGCGCGACGTCCCCCAGGTGCTCGTCGTCGACGTCGAATGCCTCGCCGACCTGCGGGCGGCCGGAGCGAGCGACCGGCTCGAGGACGCCGTCGACTACGCGGCCGTCCACGCGGCAATCGTCGCGGCGGTCCGCGATCGGCGGTTCAACCTCATCGAAGCCGTCGCCGAGGCCATCGCCCGGGCCGCCCTCGGCTTCTCGGCCGAGGTCAAGGTGCGAGTCGCGAAGCGCGCGCCGCCGATCCCCGGGGGCCGTGTCGCCCTCGCCGAGGTCGTCATCGAGCGGCGAAGGGCGTGA